The Thermodesulfovibrionales bacterium genome window below encodes:
- a CDS encoding transketolase, producing the protein MSEATMLTKDMNLLSQHAKDMRREILKMLTESGSGHTGGSLSAADILTALFFYKMRHRPDDPSWRERDRFVLSKGHAAPLLYAALALSGYIDRGLLKTLRSIDSPLQGHPSSKMLKGVEVSTGSLGQGLSISNGIALGLRMDGIPSRVYCLLGDGELQEGQVWEAAMSAAHYGLDNLCAIVDNNGLQIDGFCCDVMSIEPVTEKWKGFGWNVIDIDGHNMGAITSALDDAEKAKGRPTVIVARTVKGKGVSFFEGRAEYHGLAPTREELERALKELR; encoded by the coding sequence ATGAGCGAAGCAACGATGCTGACGAAAGATATGAATCTCCTGTCTCAGCACGCAAAGGACATGAGGAGAGAAATCCTCAAGATGTTAACGGAGTCGGGCTCGGGCCACACCGGCGGATCTCTTTCTGCTGCCGATATCCTAACTGCCCTCTTTTTTTACAAGATGAGGCATAGACCCGATGATCCTTCATGGAGAGAGCGAGACCGCTTCGTTCTTTCGAAGGGCCATGCCGCTCCCTTGCTCTACGCAGCCCTTGCCCTGTCGGGATACATAGACAGGGGGCTGCTGAAGACCCTCCGCTCCATCGACAGCCCGCTCCAGGGACATCCCAGTTCGAAGATGCTCAAGGGTGTTGAGGTATCCACCGGCTCCCTCGGCCAGGGCCTGTCGATCTCGAACGGGATTGCGCTCGGACTGAGGATGGACGGTATCCCCTCACGCGTCTACTGCCTTCTGGGTGACGGGGAGTTACAGGAGGGGCAGGTCTGGGAGGCCGCAATGAGCGCGGCGCACTACGGGCTCGATAACCTTTGCGCGATTGTCGACAACAACGGTCTGCAGATCGACGGCTTCTGCTGCGATGTGATGAGCATCGAACCCGTTACGGAGAAATGGAAAGGGTTCGGCTGGAATGTGATCGACATCGACGGCCACAATATGGGGGCGATAACGAGTGCACTGGATGATGCGGAAAAGGCAAAGGGCAGACCAACGGTTATCGTCGCTCGGACGGTAAAAGGGAAAGGTGTTTCATTCTTTGAAGGCAGGGCCGAATATCACGGATTGGCCCCCACGAGGGAAGAGCTCGAAAGGGCACTGAAGGAACTGCGCTAG